The region TCGAAGGACGTGTCTTCGGATACTGCGCAATGAAAAACCGCCGGCCGCTGCAACGGGTCCGGCGGCGATCCAGTATGCCAAAGCATCGGCATGCGTGGCGCGATTCCACGCCACGCCGCGCGACGCCACGCGAGACGGCTAGCGACCTCGCGCGCTAGCGCCAAGAAGGTTCACTGCGCCGTGTCCTTCGCGCCGCCTTTCTTGCCACCCTTGAACATCGCGCGGCACGCCGGGCTGAGTTCGTCGACGTGCTGTTTCATGCAGGCGGTGATCTTGTCTTCGTTGGGAATGTCGGCGGCGCAGAAATGCATGGCGTCGCCGCGGCACGCCTTGGTCTGTTCGTCGCGGCTCGCGGCGCTCGCTGCCGTGGCGGCGCCGAGCGCGAATAAGGCGACGGCGCATAGGGCCTGGAGTCGGGTTGTCCGGATGCACGGGGCTTGAGTTCGATTCATGTTGGTTCCTTCAGGTCGGTTTCATGCCGCAAAGTCGGTGCTTCGACTTCAGCAGAAAACGGGCCCGATCATCCCGGACGGGGCCAACTTCATGACGTTCGCAACGGCATCGCCGCGCGCGTCTGTTTTTATTCGCCACACAGATATTTGGCAAATATCTGTCACACGAATATTTGGAAAATATTCGTGTGACGCATATAATGCGTTTATTCGTCTCACAGATAATGCGCCATGATCCACGTCATCGCTCAACCCGCCCAGATCGCTCAGCTCCTTGCCGCCAGTCGGCGTCAGGTCGGGCTGACGCAGGCTGAAGCTGCCGCGCGCGTCGGCCTCAGCCAGAGCCGGCTGTCCACGCTGGAGACC is a window of Paraburkholderia sp. D15 DNA encoding:
- a CDS encoding helix-turn-helix transcriptional regulator — encoded protein: MIHVIAQPAQIAQLLAASRRQVGLTQAEAAARVGLSQSRLSTLETDASALTLEQLLILCGIYGLQLQLSDKSWPAMAAQSRIEW